A stretch of the Lolium perenne isolate Kyuss_39 chromosome 3, Kyuss_2.0, whole genome shotgun sequence genome encodes the following:
- the LOC127342330 gene encoding flowering-promoting factor 1-like protein 1 produces MSGVWVFKNGVVRLVENPGSERTSTVRRKALMHTPSGQMVSSYSTLEAKLTALGWERYYEDPALYQFHKRGCLDLISLPRDFNHFSSVHMYDVVIKNRESFRVVDA; encoded by the coding sequence ATGTCAGGGGTTTGGGTGTTCAAGAACGGGGTAGTTCGTCTGGTGGAGAACCCCGGGAGCGAGCGCACGTCGACGGTGCGGCGGAAGGCGCTGATGCACACGCCGAGCGGGCAGATGGTGTCGTCGTACTCGACGCTGGAGGCGAAGCTGACGGCGCTGGGGTGGGAGCGCTACTACGAGGACCCGGCGCTGTACCAGTTCCACAAGCGGGGGTGCCTCGACCTCATCTCCCTCCCCAGGGACTTCAACCACTTCTCCTCCGTCCACATGTACGACGTCGTCATCAAGAACAGGGAGTCCTTCCGCGTCGTCGACGCCTAA